Proteins from one Plasmodium relictum strain SGS1 genome assembly, chromosome: 10 genomic window:
- a CDS encoding protein kinase, putative → MLQYFVGKLFGDLPSNFNFIIGKKVEYKVKIGYYEIYEGINKNNEEVSIFIYDKKNKERNSIKRYTSNHFNYSKKLIHPNILKVLYTYENDKRIYIVTEKCIPLIFEKIKSDPIWGLYEIINAVNFINTCNYIHCLINPLSVFVNSSGRWKLSLFDCIHEKDSSISNVLNDIKDHLLCEYGYKPNFPNHIHSTYIDAYGLTILMIWSYKNYVSSTLCIDYSFSILEKNDNTNNNAKFLNNKFLCNKGSKNSFIEDIKNQDAYDLGSNIFNINIKNSKDYIPKNLHIIYDILSNYSNKEIDFSMILNNENLKNNNIVNMMLFLTELHMKSKFEKTNFLEELFNNLDNLSLDVKFQMILPELVQNIEISENVVKCLKIILNISKDLSSDYFQKYVYTTFVKYFSLTDRSIRYVLLENFHLIEKQLDSNHMNEIYNAYTYGFLDNNLSIKNESIKNFIYIFPKLKKSFKTSSINLLLENLKEADCCIRTNVIICIAKISKYISTDKQNILENVYQIGLEDSFVQTRIATLQSIKFTYDQFNTKKFVSSLLPLIITSLIDNNLDVRIYAFDTLENVLVQLKKDLLEHSKNDNNNSIDSMKTYKFIDKIKDIIKTKCEVNIEISKNDESFLYKNNEQKNSLNENGLIDVNSNYDINNHNINDKNVKLINESINDKNVKLINESINDKNILIPNTNSKNNYSQISSEKIDPHTNVKNNFILQKKLMNDYNCKNNKIVKEKSHYNNNNYDLININITESNEQKSPNNFQRNIEFNTMDKKLKKKVDIDIDDFFDEFNIKKENNTPKVKLSSLL, encoded by the coding sequence ATGTTGCAATATTTTGTTGGTAAGTTATTTGGTGACTTGCCatctaattttaattttataataggAAAGAAAGTAGAATATAAAGTTAAAATAGGATATTACGAAATTTATGAGGggattaataaaaataatgaagaagttagtatatttatatatgataaaaaaaataaagaaagaaataGTATTAAAAGATATACTAGCAATCATTTTAATTActctaaaaaattaattcatcctaacattttaaaagttttatatacttacgaaaatgataaaagaatttatatAGTAACAGAAAAGTGTATTCCTCtgatatttgaaaaaattaaaagtgaTCCAATATGGGGattatatgaaataattaatgctgttaattttattaatacatgTAATTATATTCATTGTTTAATAAATCCACTTTCTGTATTTGTTAACTCAAGTGGGAGATGGAAGTTGTCTTTATTTGATTGTATTCATGAAAAGGATTCTAGTATAAGTAATGttttaaatgatattaaaGATCATTTATTATGTGAATATGGTTATAAACCAAATTTTCCAAATCATATCCATTCAACTTATATAGATGCATATGGTTTAACCATTTTAATGATTTGgtcttataaaaattatgtttcATCAACTTTATGTATTGACTATTCTTTTTCTATCctagaaaaaaatgataatactaataataatgctaaatttttaaataataaatttctaTGTAACAAAGGTAGTAAAAATTCTTTCATAGAAGATATAAAGAACCAAGATGCTTATGATCTAGGctcaaatatttttaatataaatattaaaaacagTAAAGACTATATACCTAAAAACCTTCACATTATATATGATATATTAAGTAATTATAGCAATAAAGAAATTGATTTTAGTATGATTTTAAACAATGAGAACttaaaaaacaataatataGTAAATATGATGCTATTTTTAACAGAGTTACATATGAAGTCAAAGTTTGAAAAAACTAATTTTCTTGAAGAATTGTTTAACAATCTTGATAATTTATCATTAGATGTGAAATTTCAAATGATTTTGCCTGAATTAGTTCAGAATATTGAAATATCAGAAAATGTGGTTAaatgtttaaaaattattttaaatatttcaaagGATTTATCTTCagattattttcaaaaatacgTATATACTACTtttgttaaatatttttctttaactGATAGATCTATTAGATACGTATTATTAGAAAACTTTCATTTAATTGAAAAACAATTGGATAGTAATCATATGAATGAAATTTATAACGCATATACGTATGGGTTTTTGGATAACAACTTGtctattaaaaatgaaagtataaaaaatttcatatatatatttccaaaattgaaaaaaagttttaaaacatcatctattaatttattattagaaaatttaaaagaagcTGACTGTTGTATAAGAACAAATGTAATTATATGTATTgcaaaaatatcaaaatacATATCAACAGATAAGCAAAATATTCTTGAAAATGTATATCAGATAGGATTAGAAGATTCTTTTGTTCAAACAAGAATAGCAACATTGCAATCTATTAAATTTACTTATGATCaatttaatacaaaaaaatttgtatCAAGTTTGTTGCCTCTAATAATTACTTCTCTAATAGATAATAATTTGGACGTGCGCATATATGCATTTGACACATTAGAAAATGTTTTAGTTCAGCTAAAAAAGGATTTGCTTGAGCACagtaaaaatgataataataattccaTAGATTCAATgaaaacatataaatttattgataaaattaaagatattattaaaactAAATGTGAAGTTAATATagaaataagtaaaaatgatgaaagttttttatataaaaacaatgAACAAAAGAATAGTTTGAATGAAAATGGATTAATTGATGTAAATTCAAATTATGATATTAATAATcataatattaatgataaaaatgttaaattaataaatgaaagtattaatgataaaaatgttaaattaataaatgaaagtattaatgataaaaatattttaataccAAACAcaaattctaaaaataattattctcAGATTTCTTCAGAAAAAATTGATCCACATACGAAcgttaaaaataattttattttacaaaaaaaattaatgaatgaTTATAactgtaaaaataataaaatagtaaaagaaaaaagtcactataataataataattatgatttaataaatattaacatAACTGAATCCAATGAACAAAAATCACCAAATAATTTTCAAAGGAATATTGAATTTAATACAATggacaaaaaattaaaaaaaaaagttgatATAGATATTGATGATTTCTTTGatgaatttaatataaaaaaagaaaataatactCCTAAGGTTAAATTAAGCTCActcttataa
- the ADF1 gene encoding actin-depolymerizing factor 1, putative encodes MISGIRVNDTCVTEFNNMKIRKTCRWIIFVIENCEIIIHSKGTTDTITELVDSIDKNQNIQCAYVVFDAVNKIHFFMYARVSSNSRDRMTYASSKQALLKKIEGVNVLTSVIESVQDVAELK; translated from the exons ATGATAAGCGGTATTCGTGTTAACGATACTTGTGTAACAGAATTTAACAATATGAAAATTCGAAAAACTTGCAGATGGATTATATTTGTTATAGAAAATTGTGAGATAATTATTCACTCAAAAGGAACAACAGATACAATAACTGAATTAGTTGATTCAATTgataaaaatcaaaatattcAATGTGCATATGTGGTATTTGATGCAG taaacaAAATTCACTTCTTTATGTATGCTAGAGTATCATCCAATTCAAGAGATAGAATGACTTATGCATCCAGTAAACAagcattattaaaaaaaattgaaggtGTTAATGTTTTAACATCAGTTATTGAAAGTGTTCAAGATGTTGCTGaacttaaataa
- the SRSF12 gene encoding serine/arginine-rich splicing factor 12, putative, with protein MGPYINQKNQPMSLLIRKLKYDTSPSMVREKFKKFGAIKDVYLPIDYYTKEPRGFGFVEFYDAKDAEQALKEMNGSEIDGNRIEVFVAQKGRSDPKLMKYKEKGAYAYRKNPDNKIRRRYISKSNSRYRSYSRDKIRRRDKSREKFRYRNSYDKRMGNYRDKKNYYMKSYNKYRNKDYDRSFSRNRRSRDYRNDYSRYRDKKRYDRYYKSTSRRRFSRQDKYDYRNKHDKKEDNYKSKCDSNDEFSDETRNSSKHSKNHNISKSISFNTEKDDARKKNENMNEKDNSNVWKESENRSVPNNKRDFMNSNDEFN; from the coding sequence ATGGGTCCATATATTAATCAGAAAAATCAACCAATGTCATTGTTGATAAGAAAATTGAAATATGATACATCCCCTTCTATGGTTcgagaaaaatttaaaaaatttgggGCTATAAAAGATGTATATTTGCCAATAGATTATTACACTAAGGAACCGAGAGGTTTTGGTTTCGTTGAATTTTATGATGCAAAAGATGCTGAACAAGctttaaaagaaatgaacGGTTCGGAAATTGATGGAAATAGAATTGAAGTTTTTGTTGCTCAGAAAGGTAGATCAGATCCAAAGCTTATGAAATATAAGGAAAAAGGAGCTTATGCATATAGAAAAAATCCTGATAATAAGATAAGAAGGAGATATATATCAAAGTCAAATTCACGATACAGATCTTATTCAAGAGATAAGATAAGAAGAAGAGATAAATCAAGAGAAAAATTTAGATATAGAAATAGTTATGATAAAAGAATGGGAAATTAtagagataaaaaaaattattatatgaaaaGCTATAATAAATATCGTAACAAAGATTATGACAGAAGTTTTAGTAGAAATAGGAGATCAAGAGATTATAGAAATGACTATTCAAGATATAGAGACAAAAAAAGGTATGACAGATATTACAAAAGTACTAGTAGAAGAAGATTTAGTAGACAAGATAAATATGATTACAGGAATAAACATGATAAAAAGGAAGATAATTATAAATCAAAATGTGATAGTAATGATGAATTTAGTGATGAAACAAGAAATTCTAGTAAACATTCGAAGAATCATAACATTTCTAAATCCATATCCTTTAATACAGAAAAAGATGAtgctagaaaaaaaaatgaaaatatgaatgaaaaagataattcTAATGTATGGAAAGAAAGTGAAAACAGAAGTGTTcctaataataaaagagaTTTTATGAATAGTAATGatgaatttaattaa
- a CDS encoding cullin, putative has product MEKIVSLDEEYECIKILKEALLKIFNNNYNYNDIDYKHLKKCVYKLVNKDYSDKLYVELYNIIYEYIIHIKNKILKSYEFNLYYEKSIPTHGAQKLNKMNFSFSRNENRDLELYFSYNKSSNNFIHIKKMNELNNKNYKKYSYDKFMIVNNLKLFFENNENNYFNDQIYDEHSIFFKSYLYSKNLINFKNILFSNCIKLEDTSIFNRKDNICLNNFKNRICNKITNLFYKYSYCLFLKEKEYLIDQKDYYYNINSFIHLQCLCLENLTEIHFNDEKYQEKVYLKYIKEIDEEKKDDIFYILKDDHKMIQKYKKFNYENLYSKSCNINKRKYYYNIFDGKKNKEVNQEEYYNSDDSATFSQKFALYFNKTDNIYKKIDLYEIFKFGLSVENNLLFNSKINKKEKAIEDYNITSIYLRNKNSIENKHIFRNKVNHNIIIIKDLIYFLIHYKLSQFSNIIRIAIISLCILIGRYISSHTINFNKQNKFEYRVFNNILLLYYMIKKQLYTFNDDMNKTICKFLDILSINEYVYFFLKKKIVTLKKIIKHHSKLLKKNVLEKQYYLLNNEKHDYTQSENYSNDNNIKNILIENIQDENEVTKNWSNCTEEKEKVTIQFNIYNIPLKEINILFYSILMFLKNSEEVYRLSFLKNVTEWNYFSIIYSLINSNKYNKNIYKIIKKRCLKTKENAINYYTCNEKKMCIIITNKILMNIYRIIACKFNYNYKYKYNILLNYIKLYNVVIFFWRKWINDLKNINEIFTYMYDNFINNKMYKRKYFLKKNYMYIIKNCRHNFTKKNLKESKIKEHVRRKKHKKTLLHFDSLGIFLFSELILNNVFIKKVIKKCIFYYYTFFNSHKKEIYNFLQIIFYLDKLLGINYYYNYFEFDFSLFYFIYITNIMHKIIEYKNLSYFLNFMTNIMFEKIYFNKGLHIFNNFHTFKKYIITNSFTKKHSIMFLNKYKKEIFYYFQTVKYDELQKLYSIINTVLKSCKQNILSLFEDAIISEFNEKLKNHYIFFPKKVWNNFLDIINSNFSDKIIIENKLNDLFSILLKDHDKYISNNKNFTLNNNINTNIEYKGAIYPENKYKNKNNLESINKFNVKKNNKNVYTKEKYMYLVNESIKKSPINNIDKETSNYKKKGKKNSNKIPNYKNYNEILNDKLSITFKNFNLKEENKKCYESCFLKYKNNETKNCSENLDINKMNKGTLSESVDYYLLFFLLNNEEDYYFLHYIFSLIFIYYKYKFIINNCFNKDEFFFLSYKKAIFKIVNADNNIAFYFSKFLDFFAKEINLSTCYDNNVDMNKSFLKFFNNHTIKKKYYNLNSIIIMNKKSNKEDNSIVHLIKKEQGNEFISKSKHLEKNNNLSQEGNKKYSNFNTNVHENKGINEIKNKKKKIKDNKNINTSNNKDFLNNNLKKKKSNSDKYYYYEIFENKNYSITFLKSSLILCTLKLLQNNNKKILSHYKDINCFVNFYLSVKRKNAYDNNQCNFYDFITMIYYCKNKKEKKFCKRFLKDIFKIFHFIEDKNEVEYYCRKFLTKRLFNEINNESVEKYIIKIFNNIEGDNYVYSMKNMMCDFTKYNSNLNKISSVDRKNANILFLRNINWLYDKYEDILLNDNIKNYINSVTEELLNTHYNIKIEWIFHLSYGQLIFEINKKKYIIHCHMYVLTILLLFNKKVENENVNQLNNQEINVNIEKKESSKQTIICNKLDINYIHGHTKIKRENIKSILNLLVMKYKILLNEVSKKNNDTIDLYYVNFNFSSKNEVIFIIDEHIDPAKIKKEKKNYIYNSEQHLTYEQYLIEAYIIKYVKKNGSTDIKFLIDETEKHFNHSNINSEKINNSIIHLISMDYLKKTESGILEYI; this is encoded by the exons ATGGAAAAAATAGTTAGCTTAGATGAAGAATATGAAtgcattaaaattttaaaagaagctttattaaaaatatttaataataattataattataatgatatCGATTACaagcatttaaaaaaatgcgTTTATAAACTAGTTAATAAGGATTATTCCGACAAGCTTTATGTAGAACtgtataatattatttatgaatacataatacatataaaaaataaaatattaaaatcttACGAATTCaatttatattatgaaaAGTCGATTCCAACACATGGTGCACAGAAACTCAATAAAATGAACTTTTCTTTTAGCAGAAATGAAAATAGAGATTTAGAATTATACTTTTCTTATAATAAAAGtagtaataattttatacacataaaaaaaatgaacgaactaaataataaaaattataaaaaatattcatatgaTAAATTTATGATTGTTAATAatctaaaattattttttgaaaataatgaaaataattattttaatgatCAAATATATGATGAACATtcaattttctttaaatcttatttatattctaaaaatttaataaattttaaaaatattttatttagcAACTGCATAAAACTTGAAGATACCTCCATTTTCAATAGAAAAGATAATATatgtttaaataattttaaaaatagaatatgtaataaaattacaaatttattttataaatattcttATTGCTTGTttctaaaagaaaaagagtaTTTAATAGATCAAAAAGATtactattataatataaacagTTTTATTCATTTACAATGTTTATGCCTAGAAAATTTAACCGAGATACATTTTAATGATGAAAAATACCAAGAAAAAGTGTATTTGAAATACATCAAAGAAAtcgatgaagaaaaaaaggatgatatattttatattttaaaagatgaTCATAAAATGATtcaaaaatacaaaaaatttaattatgaaaatttatattctaaatcttgtaatattaataaaagaaaatattattataatattttcgatggaaaaaaaaataaagaagtaAACCAAgaagaatattataattcTGATGATTCAGCCACTTTTTCACAAAAATTTGctctatattttaataaaactgataatatttataaaaaaattgacctatatgaaatatttaaattcgGTTTAAGcgttgaaaataatttattatttaattcaaaaataaataaaaaagaaaaagcaaTAGAAGATTATAATATAACGTCCATTTATctgagaaataaaaattccaTTGAAAATAAGCATATTTTTAGAAACAAAGTTAatcataatattataattataaaagatctaatatattttctaattcATTATAAATTGTCTCAATTTTCTAATATAATTCGAATCGCTATTATATCTTTATGCATTTTAATAGGAAGATACATAAGTAGTCAtactattaattttaataagcaaaataaatttgaatatagagtttttaataatatccttcttctttattatatGATTAAAAAACAATTGTATACTTTTAATGATGATATGAATAAAACcatatgtaaatttttagaTATATTAAGTATTAATGAATAtgtttatttctttttaaagaaaaaaatagttacgttgaaaaaaataataaaacatcATTCAAAACTTCTTAAGAAAAATGTATTAGAAAAGCAATATTATCtcttaaataatgaaaaacaCGATTATACTCAAAGTGAGAACTAtagtaatgataataatattaaaaatattttaatagaaaatatacaagatgaaaatgaagtAACAAAAAATTGGAGCAACTGTACAGAAGAAAAGGAGAAAGTTACAATTCaattcaatatatataatataccTCTAAAAGAGATAAATATACTATTTTATAGTATTTTAATGTTCTTAAAAAATTCAGAGGAAGTTTATCGTTtgtcttttttaaaaaatgtaacaGAATGGAATTATTTTAGTATTATTTATTCCCTTATAAAttctaataaatataataaaaatatatataaaattataaaaaaaaggtgtttaaaaacaaaagaaaatgctattaattattatacatgtaatgaaaaaaaaatgtgtatCATTATaactaataaaatattaatgaatatTTATAGAATAATAGCatgtaaatttaattataattataaatacaaatataatattcttttaaattatataaaattatataatgtaGTGATTTTCTTTTGGAGAAAATGGATCAacgatttaaaaaatataaatgaaattttcaCTTACATGTATGATaactttataaataataagatgtacaaaagaaaatatttcttaaaaaaaaattatatgtatataataaaaaattgtagaCATAatttcacaaaaaaaaatttaaaagaatcaaaaataaaagaacatGTAAGgagaaaaaaacataaaaaaacatTGCTACATTTTGATTCTTTAgggatttttttatttagtgaACTAATTTTAAACaatgtttttataaaaaaggtTATCAAAAAAtgcatattttattattatactttttttaatagtcataaaaaagaaatatataattttcttcaaataattttttatttagataaattattaggtattaattattattataattacttTGAATTTGATTTTTCgttattctattttatatatattaccaACATTATGCATAAGATAATTGAATATAAGAATCTGTcatattttcttaattttatgaCTAATATAAtgtttgaaaaaatatattttaataaagggcttcatatatttaataattttcatacatttaagaaatatattataactAATAGTTTTACAAAAAAGCATTCtattatgtttttaaataaatataaaaaagagatATTTTACTATTTCCAAACGGTGAAATATGAtgaattacaaaaattatattccATTATTAACACTGTTTTAAAAAGTTGCAAACAAAATATTCTATCTTTATTCGAAGATGCTATAATAAGtgaatttaatgaaaaattaaaaaatcacTATATCTTTTTTCCTAAAAAGGTATGGAACAACTTTttagatataataaatagtAACTTCTctgataaaataattattgaaaacaaattaaatgatttattttcCATTTTATTGAAAGATCATGATAAGTACATTTcaaacaataaaaattttacattgaataataacataaataCTAACATAGAATATAAAGGTGCAATATATCCtgaaaataaatacaaaaataaaaataacttagaaagcattaataaatttaatgtaaaaaaaaataataaaaacgttTATAccaaagaaaaatatatgtatttagtcaatgaaagtataaaaaaaagtccaataaataatatagataaagaaacttctaattataaaaaaaaaggaaaaaaaaatagtaataaaataccaaattataaaaattacaatgaaattttaaatgataaattatCTATTACctttaaaaatttcaatttaaaagaagaaaataagaaatgtTATGAAAGTTgtttcttaaaatataaaaacaatgaaacaaaaaattgTTCTGAAAATTTAGACATAAACAAAATGAACAAAGGCACATTAAGTGAATCGGTAGATTActatttattgttttttttattaaataatgaggaagattattattttttacattacATATTTAgtttaattttcatttattataaatacaaatttataataaataactgTTTCAATAaagatgaatttttttttttgtcatataaaaaagcaatttttaaaatagtaaatgcagataataatatagcattttatttttcaaaatttttagatTTTTTTGCTAAAGAAATAAATCTTTCAACATGCTATGATAATAATGTAGACATGAACAAAAgttttctaaaatttttcAATAACCATACTATTAAAAAGAAGTATTATAATCTTAATAGTATTATAATCATGAATAAGAAAAGCAATAAAGAAGACAATTCCATAgttcatttaataaaaaaagaacaagGTAATGAGTTTATTTCAAAAAGTAAacatttagaaaaaaataataacttaTCCCAAGAaggtaataaaaaatactctAACTTCAATACAAACGTACACGAAAATAAAggtataaatgaaattaaaaataaaaaaaaaaagattaaagataacaaaaatattaatactaGTAATAACAAAGATTTccttaataataatttaaaaaaaaaaaaaagtaattctgataaatattattattatgaaatatttgaaaataaaaattattctatAACATTTCTGAAAAGTAGTCTAATTTTATgtacattaaaattattacaaaataataacaaGAAAATCCTATCTCATtataaagatattaattgttttgtaaatttttatttatcagtaaaaagaaaaaatgcaTATGATAACAATCaatgtaatttttatgaCTTCATTACAATGATTtattattgtaaaaataaaaaagaaaaaaaattttgtaaacGTTTTCTAAAagatattttcaaaatttttcattttatagaagataaaaatgaagtagAATATTATTGTAGAAAATTTTTGACAAAACgtttatttaatgaaattaacAATGAGAGCGTTGAAaagtatattattaaaatctttaataatattgaagGTGATAATTATGTATACAGTATGAAAAATATGATGTGTGATTTCACAAAATACAAcagtaatttaaataaaatatcttcTGTTGACAGAAAAAATGCGAATATACTATTTCTTCGTAATATAAATTGGttatatgataaatatgaagacattttattaaatgataatataaaaaattatattaattcaGTTACAGAAGAACTTTTAAATACccattataatataaaaattgaatggatttttcatttatcatATGGACAacttatttttgaaataaataaaaaaaagtatatcaTACATTGCCATATGTACGTTTTAACtattcttcttctttttaataaaaaagtggaaaatgaaaatgtgaATCAATTAAATAACCAAGAAATAAACGTCAATATAGAAAAGAAGGAAAGTAGTAAACAAACCATCATATGTAATAAATTggatattaattatatacatggtcatacaaaaataaaaagagaaaatattaaaagcaTTTTGAATCTTTTGgttatgaaatataaaatattacttaatgaagtatcaaaaaaaaataatgatacaaTTGATCTttattatgtaaattttaatttctcctcaaaaaatgaagtaatttttataattgacGAACATATTGATCCAgccaaaattaaaaaagaaaaaaaaaattatatttacaatTCAGAACAACACTTAACTTATGAgcaatatttaattgaagcctatataattaaatatgttaaaaaaaatgggaGTActgatataaaatttttaattgatgAAACAGAAAAACATTTTAATCATTCAAATATAAAttcagaaaaaataaataattctattATTCATCTTATTAGTATGGATTATTTGAAAAAGACAGAAAG tgGGATTcttgaatatatataa